In a genomic window of Candidatus Manganitrophaceae bacterium:
- a CDS encoding sigma-54-dependent Fis family transcriptional regulator — protein MSDVRILIIEDDPPVRALVSELLARGGYQVETAPDGLKALSLIKQSPYQLYLIDYHLPGVNGIDVMKEIKRIDPLAVCIIMTANGTVTLSVRAMKSGAFDFITKPFDNESVLSGIKNGVAYGRLKQENLTLKKIICEKYQFQNMIGESPPMHGIYDLISRVSNSDSTILIQGESGTGKEIVAKTIHYNSTRRDMPLISVNCGAIPESLLESELFGHEKGAFTGAVTSRMGRFELAEGGTLFLDEISELPLSLQVKLLRVLQERSFERVGGTQTIHVDVRIIAATNQDLERAVEENHFRKDLFYRLNVIPIVMPSLRQRKEDIPLLIAHFIQRLKDKKPHKIEGVSPDAMKLLLDYPWPGNIRELENFIERLVILKQEGFIQPADLPETLTKGQERRLLFQFDLPEEGANFFELVSEFENQLLQQALLKANGVKNRAAQLLRMNRTTLVEKLKRRWASDAAWDSPSSDTEGPRKSLSAGNPI, from the coding sequence ATGAGCGATGTCCGGATTCTTATCATTGAAGATGACCCTCCCGTCAGAGCGTTGGTCTCTGAGCTGCTGGCCCGAGGTGGATATCAGGTCGAAACAGCGCCCGACGGCCTGAAAGCCCTCTCCTTAATAAAGCAGTCCCCCTATCAGCTCTATCTGATCGATTATCATCTTCCCGGCGTCAACGGCATCGATGTCATGAAAGAAATTAAGCGGATCGACCCCTTGGCAGTCTGCATAATAATGACCGCCAATGGAACGGTGACCCTTTCGGTGCGGGCGATGAAATCAGGGGCGTTTGACTTCATCACCAAGCCGTTTGACAACGAATCTGTATTAAGCGGGATCAAAAACGGGGTGGCGTATGGTCGTCTCAAACAGGAAAACCTGACCTTAAAGAAAATAATCTGCGAAAAATATCAATTTCAAAATATGATCGGCGAGAGCCCTCCGATGCATGGAATTTATGACCTCATCTCGCGCGTCTCCAACAGCGACAGCACGATCCTCATCCAGGGGGAGAGCGGCACCGGAAAAGAGATCGTCGCCAAAACCATCCATTACAACAGCACAAGGCGAGACATGCCGTTGATCTCGGTGAACTGCGGGGCGATCCCCGAATCGCTCCTGGAGAGCGAGCTCTTCGGTCACGAAAAAGGGGCCTTTACCGGCGCAGTCACTTCCCGGATGGGACGATTCGAGTTGGCAGAGGGGGGCACGCTTTTCCTCGATGAGATCAGTGAACTCCCTCTTTCCTTACAGGTCAAATTACTTCGGGTATTGCAGGAGCGCTCTTTTGAGCGGGTCGGCGGGACCCAAACGATCCATGTCGACGTTCGGATCATCGCGGCCACAAACCAAGATCTGGAACGGGCCGTCGAAGAAAACCACTTCCGAAAGGATCTTTTCTACCGGTTGAACGTGATTCCGATCGTGATGCCCTCTCTTCGACAAAGAAAGGAGGACATTCCCCTGCTCATTGCGCACTTTATTCAACGGTTGAAAGATAAAAAACCTCACAAGATCGAAGGGGTCTCTCCAGACGCGATGAAGCTTCTGCTCGATTATCCCTGGCCGGGGAATATCCGGGAACTCGAGAACTTCATTGAGCGGTTGGTCATCCTTAAACAGGAAGGGTTCATCCAACCGGCCGACCTGCCCGAGACCCTCACGAAAGGCCAAGAACGCCGGCTGCTGTTTCAATTTGATCTCCCCGAAGAAGGCGCTAACTTTTTCGAACTGGTCTCCGAGTTTGAGAACCAACTCCTTCAGCAGGCGCTGCTAAAAGCGAACGGCGTCAAAAATCGGGCGGCGCAGCTGCTAAGAATGAACAGAACCACGCTCGTTGAAAAACTCAAGCGGCGATGGGCCTCCGATGCTGCCTGGGATTCTCCCTCTTCCGATACAGAGGGTCCCCGAAAATCTCTCTCGGCTGGGAACCCGATATAA